The sequence AATCGAGTTCATGTGCTCCTACAGTCCTCTCGGCAGTTTGAAACTTGCCATGAATAAATAGGGGTGCCCGGCCACTGATTTGATCAATACATCCTTCCCTTGCTCCCTTGTTGAGAGTAGCTTGCCCGTCCATCTTTCCATTTTTTTCCCAAATTCGGTCACTTAATATTTAAAAGTACCTCGTTTGGAGTGCCCAACGTCAGTTGTCAAACCAAGGTACCTATCTGTGAGAGACTCATTGGGGACATGCACATACCCCTTTACCAAATCACAAACAATCTGAGGGCACTCCTTGTTGAAAAATATAGATAACTTATCTATATTTATTCTCTGTGCCGACGCCAAATAGTAAGTCTCAAGTAGGTTTGATAAATCGTCTACTACATTAACACTAGCCCTGAAAATAGCAGTCTATCATCCGCAAATAACAGGTGGTTTACCGACGGAGCCGATGCGGCTACCTTGATTCTACTAAGTTGGGATGACCGAATTTGAGATTTCAAGATGCACGAAAGACGCTTTGCTGCAATCAGAAAAAGGTATGAAGAGATTGAATCTCCCTCTACCCCGTGACGGCTTAAATTCCTCCAGGTTGTTACCGTTAAAGAGGACTGAGAAGGAGACCGGACTCACCAAATGCATGATAGTTGTGATCCAGGGTGTAGCAAATCTTAGCTTCTCTATAATGGATAACTCTACTCAATCctgtcataagctttcatcatgtctAGCTTAAGGGCTAAATAAATGTTGTTCTTTGACCGAGTTTTATTCATAAAATGAAGGCACTCATAGGCTGACATTATATTGTCCGTTATAAGTCTCCCGGAGAAAATGCTGACTGCTCCTCAGATATAATGTCAGGTAAGATCACCTTCAATCGATTTGCAAGAACCTTCAACGCTATCTTGTAAAAAACATTACATAAACTTATAGGTCAAAATTGGGACAAGAGTGTAGGGTTTGTAACCTTTGGGATTGGCACCAAAATAGTACTCTgtgatctaaacacttttatatttctttatggatgGAGTATTATTAATTAATGCATGCTGCACTTTCTTCTCCTTCAATTCCAGAGGTGAATATGGTTATATTTTACAGTACTTGCAAATTTTTTTGAGTCAATTTACACTACTTGCGATCCAGCCCAGCGGGAACCCTCGAAAGCCCATGTAAACTTGCGGTGTTATCCAGCCCAGCCCAGCCCTCATCCGACCAAAGCAGGACCCGGCCGACCGTGTGAGCTGCCCAAACACAGAGTCCACCATGGagacggccttcttctccgccgccTCCCTCTTCCACGCCGACGACGACAgcgtcgacgacggcggcggcacacGAGGTAAATTAAACCCCAGCCCCCGTTCGCGTTCCCGTCCATTCCGCCGCCCACCTTGTGCTCCTAGCTGACGAACCCCTTTGCCGCTCCCCCCTTTCCGGCGATTGAAGACGAGGCGCAGGTGGGCGCCGAGGGTGAGAGCCAGCAGCCGGCGCTGGAGTACGAGGAGAGGATCCACAAGTTCCCCGGCGTGGTAAAATTACCGACCTAACTCTGAATCCTAGTTAATTTCGCTACTGTCCTAATCACTCTGCGAACAAGCAGATCGGCCAGAAACCTTATGTTTGCTGTCCAGTGTCCATGGTGGAGCTCGAAACCCTGGAAGCACGCTGAACCTCATGAATAGACCTGAAATATTTGTTTTAGGTAGATGCTTGACCATTATGCTTTGGGAGAGTGCACGCGAGTCTACCATCTGAAAACTGTAGCTGATCAATCTAATGTGGCATGACCAGTTGTAGCGTCTCGGTGATAAAAGGGTTAACAATATCGAGGGATTTAGTTTATTCTTCTTCTAAAGATGATTGTCAACCTTTGCATTTTCCGCAGGTTGCAATTCGTGCAGCACAAAGTAGTATATTTATTGGTCCATATGTTTGTAGATAATAATGGATCTGAATGTCTGAATGTCACATTATGTCACTATAAATGTCGTTTTGGACTTCGATATGGTCTTCCAGTGTACagtttgacatcttttttcttgAAAATATGCTTCGTCGAATAAAATAGGCACATATAAGCGGAGTACATTTCATTGTGCTAGTTTTATCGGTTTGGTGTTATAGATGCTTGAAAATTTGTCTATACTAATGGCCAAACCTTAGGAATCCAGAATCCAAAATATGTATTGTGAGAGGGGGTATTAGTCCACCTTGTTTTATAATGTACAAAAACGTTTCACATGAGCATTAGTGATTGGGTTAATGATGCATAAATATTTGTTGTTGATTGGAAGCAAACTATGCTTGTCCTACCAAAGATTGTAGAATTTTGTTATTATTGCAAGCAAAGTTATCTAAGTGAAGTCAGAAGCTCAGACCAAACGATGCCTCTCATATTACTAATTGATCATTTGCTCAcctttatgattttttttatgtgTAGGACTTGAGCATCAGAGAATTCTCATCTCATCAGCTAAATGCCAATTTGCTATGGCCTGGGACATTTTTCTTTGCTGACTGGCTGGTTAAGAATCCATCAATTCTGGACGGTCAACGGATCCTGGAACTAGGAAGGTATGGAAGCTATGTTTCACTCTATAAAAATCTACCTTTTCCTTTATATTTAGAAAAAAATGAAGTTTATGCAGTGCTTGCTATATTTATAATTGATGGCCAAAAGGCTATTTTGCTATGCTTATATTGTTTGACTCTGAAGAGTAATTACTAAATTGATATATTGTAAATTATATCTCAACTTGTTTTTGTGGGTGTGTGGCTCCTACTGGGTTTCATCACTGGTCTATCTCAACTTGTTTGGATGTAAAGGCTTTCCCATTGTATGGTCTGAAATTGTTTGCTGAGACTTAGCAGTATGAAGCAAGCTGTCTATTGGTCTATCTACTTCCGGTCAAGAATAGTGTGCTTACCATTTAAGACATGAATGGTTATAATATTTGTAGTTCATTGTTGAAGTGTGTGATACCATCTCTTCTGAAGACTCATTGTTTTTATTTAGTATAATAAATGATTTAGTCTGCCTTAGTGGAACAGGAGCTTTAGCCATTTTCCTGCGAAAAACATTTGGCGTGGATATCACGACTTCTGATTATGATGACAAGGATATTGAAGAAAACATAGCTCACAACTGCAGAGTCAATAAGTTGGATGTGTTACCTCATATCCGACGTAAGAAAAACCATGTACTTATACAATTTATTAGTAAATGTACACACTTTAGGTGCATGGGATATGCACCACCCAGAAGGGGAGAACTGACTATTTGATATTTTTCATAATCCAGACACGTGGGGAGATCCATTCCCGATTCTCCAACCCGATTGGAACATTGTCATCGCCAGTGACATTCTATTATGTAAATCCACATCTTATTTTCTGCCAATCATATCTCACTGCGATTGCAATTCTCTGACATGTTATTACCATGTGGCTTTGTAGATGTGAAACAGTACCCGAACCTGATAACGACGCTGTCCTTTCTTCTGGAAGAATCCGACCTTAACAGACAAAAAGGTGTATGCACAAACATCACGACCAAAGCAGGTACTTCTCGAACATTCCATTCTGTAACCGGTAGTACGACAACAATGCAAGAATGTGCGCTGAGTGAATGCTCCCATGGTCCCACTGGCAGGAACACAAGTGGCTGCCAGGCGCCCCATGTTCCTGATGAGCTGGCGTAGAAGGATTGGGAAAGACCAGTCGATTTTCTTCGATGGATGCGAGAAGGCAGGCATGGAAGTGCAGCACCTGGGCGATCTCGTGTACCTCATCAGCAAGAAACGCTGAGCGTTGGGAAGTCAGGGATAGGCTGCTTGGACGGTGAAAGCGAATCGACTCGATCTTCAGTTATCTAGGACAAGAAACAAAATGTATGAATTTCGAGCATGTTTTGTAGTATGGTTTTTGTTTTCCCTGAACATCAATCATTTTCGCCGAGAATGTACTGCACTATCATGATATCAGACTGCAAAATATTATTTTCGTTGAGAATGTTTTCTGTTGCTGCTGCTCTGGTTTTGCTGTTGAGATAAGTTTTCCGAAACCTTGCATGACTCTGTACATTTGCAACTGGCCTCTCGCCGGCTCTGCCACGTCAGCCACATGGGAAGCGGAATGGTCCACGCGGCAGGctttgggccgtgctgggccggcgCGACACGGTGGATGGAAGGAATGAAGGCGGACCTGCTGCACTAcaccctccccgccccctccctggTGGACGGCGGTCCCTGTCGCCCTCCCACGCCCGCCTTTTGCTTTCCGCTCGCGGTCAAATTGGCGCGCTAGATCTGAGCTGTCGTTTGGCAaaaaacctaagccgtcgtttcttaatgtttacggatgcgatgcttatgtcaaaggCTTCAGCtagataagctcgaacacaaatcggagaagtgcgtcttcataggataccctaaacaaactattggatacaccttctaccacatatccgaaggcaagatctttattgctaaGATTAGGTCCTTTCTAgagaggagtttctcttgaaagaagtgagtgggaggaaagtagaacttgatgaggtaattgtaccttctctcggattggaaagtagcacatcacagaaaaccgctcccgtgatgcctacacaaaCTAGAGAgtaagccaatgatgatgatcatgaaacttcag comes from Triticum aestivum cultivar Chinese Spring chromosome 5B, IWGSC CS RefSeq v2.1, whole genome shotgun sequence and encodes:
- the LOC123117562 gene encoding EEF1A lysine methyltransferase 3, with the protein product METAFFSAASLFHADDDSVDDGGGTRDEAQVGAEGESQQPALEYEERIHKFPGVDLSIREFSSHQLNANLLWPGTFFFADWLVKNPSILDGQRILELGSGTGALAIFLRKTFGVDITTSDYDDKDIEENIAHNCRVNKLDVLPHIRHTWGDPFPILQPDWNIVIASDILLYVKQYPNLITTLSFLLEESDLNRQKGVCTNITTKAGTQVAARRPMFLMSWRRRIGKDQSIFFDGCEKAGMEVQHLGDLVYLISKKR